The Hemibagrus wyckioides isolate EC202008001 linkage group LG26, SWU_Hwy_1.0, whole genome shotgun sequence DNA window TATAATgagctgaggggaaaaaaggtcCAGATCACAGTAGCGAcgtgtattatatattataaaattatgaTAATTCTATTTATAATACATTCTTGTGTTCTTCAGAATAGAATTAgataaattaaacacacagaacTCGGACGTAACAAACAACAACCCTGACTCTATCTTTCCAGAGGTTCAGGTAATTATGAGTGGAcaaaacacctctctctctcatcacatgCACTGCTTCCATGGATACTGACCTGAGTGAGATCTCGAAGGTAACTATCACAGTAAGCAGCTTTAAGGAATCAATTTAATTGCATTCATTAACTTcaacaaatgattcatttctataatactacaaacaaaaacaataacagatgcagtatattatattatattatattatattatattatattatattatattatattatattatattatattatattatattatattatattatattattcgCTCAAAGTCACGTTAAAACTTACAGCGGTTTTGTCCAATCAGATTCACGCTTGCATTTTCTCTCGACCAATCAGAGCTCTTGGCTCCTCCAAAACGCGGAAGTGAATGAAGTGTTTTGACACGAGGCTGCTCCCGAACTGCGAACATCTGCAGGACATCATGACTTTATATTCCCTTTTTTCTAAGTTTCTAACTTAGCTTCTCCTGCCGCTGAGATGAGCAGTCCTCAGAGGTGTCCAGGAGAACTGGAGGAGGAATGTAATGAAGCAAAGCGGGTGTGTTTCAGTCTTCAGCACGAGGACATCACTGTAGAGCCTCAAGCTGTCACTCTGGAGTGTCGTCCTGTCATTATGGAGTCCAGAGACGACTCTAATGAGGTGAAACACAACGCTGTAGGAGCTTCAGCTGCCACTCTGGGGTCTATAGGTGTCACTAAGAAGGCTCTTGTTGACAATGTGGAGTTTAAAGGTACCACGATGGAGTCCGCTGCTGTTTTTGACACTTTGGAGGAGAACAGTGCCACTATGGAGTCTTCTGTTGATAAGCTGCAGTCTACAGATGAGACTTTGGGATGGAATATGGTTTTACAGTTGAACACTGACAGTGTGGCTTTGGGGTCTAACACAACTTTACAGTCTAATAGTGCCACTTTGAGGAATGATAATGCTCCCTTAGAGTCTAATGATGCCACTTTGGGGTCTAACGGTGTGGCTTTAGGGCCTAACACAACTTTACAGTCTAACTGTACCAATTTGGGGTATGATAATGCGCCCTTGGAGTCTAATGATGCCACTTTGGGGTCAAGCACTGTGGCTTTGGGGTCTTACACAACTTTACAGTCTAACTGTACCACTTTGAGGAATGATAATGTGCCCTTGGAGTCTAATGATGCCACTTTGGGGACTAACAGTGTGGCTTTGAGGTTTAACAATGCCACTGTGGAGTCTGGCAGTGCTGCTGTGAACTCCACTGGTGCCTGTGAGACAGTTGAAGGCAGCAACATTCAAGTGGTTAGCAACTCATGCACTATTCATCATCTAATAAAGCAGAATTCTTCGAATTTTAAAAACGTTACTATAAACTCAGTTGAGTTATGATATAGCTGTCCATTCTAATGCCATATTCTGCATCCATTTCTCTTTAAATCCAGCGATGATTGGTTGTTCACTCTTTCTCCTTTCTCAGTCTGTGATCATACCGGTCTATAATGCTGCTAACTGGCTGGATGAATGCCTTCAGGCCGTTTCAGATCAGGACTTTCAGGGTACTTTGGAGATCTCAGTGTTTGACGACGGCAGTATGGTACGCAGATTACACGCTCATTTTGTAAGCTTCAGGAAGGTTAGGAAAAGTAGTCTTTAGATTTGCAGTCAGATCTGAGAGAAATAAGCTCAAAATATTACATCTAatcatgtctttttttaaatctgagtaaaaaaacattataataattacataaatatgtTTTTACTCCAGCAGCAGCCTCTGAGAAAAATAGTTATTTATTAAAGTCACCAGTGGGagcttttttgtgtgtatttttatagaCTGGAATTGAATAATCTTCTAAATCGTTCCAAATTTCTCTCGCAGGATAACTCCAGAGAGATCGctgagagctggagagagaggcTAAGGATGAGAGGCGTTACCATGGCGATATCTGGCCATAACACAGACAGACcaagaggaggtgtgtgtgtgtgtttaaaggcagTATGCTTTCCTTGTCAGTAGGATGATGACTGATGACTCAAAGGCCGTTGTGTTTTTCTTGGTTCACTCAAGGATTCTTAAACATagctatggtgtgtgtgtgtgtgaaggagatattgtttcatttttcacacTAATCAAAACACATGGATAGATAAAATGTGCTGGGATTTTGCCTCAGGCCCTAACCTTGCACTCACCCCACCCCCCTTCATGGTGCTGAACTTTTCAGCGCTTACatttgatgacatcatcacatcagTCTATTACTCTAATGTTAATACAGATGTTCAGATTGTCTTGCGTCTTGATTGATAGATCTATATATTGTTGAATCACCCAGCCATAATTAACATGGAAAGAACAGTCAaaatactatatatacacacacacacacacacacacacacacttttagtaCTTGAACACTCATgagtgtgtctctttctctcctcagtTGGATTTGCCAAAAACAAAGCTGTGGCTCAAAGCTCTGGACAATACCTTTGCTTCCAGGATGCagtaagtggtgtgtgtgtgcgcacatggaGTGGATCTGTGATGTACTTCTGAAGCAGGTGTCTCATGCAGTTTAGTGTTTTACAAACCTGTCAGAAAAAGATTaacttaatgtgtgtgtgtgtgtgtaagccaaAAGCTGTTTTGTGCTGACACTTGGGAAAGAAATGGCTTGAATCACTGTGATATCCATCGCAGAtgtcctccacacacacacacacacacacacacacaacacaacacaacacaacacaacagcc harbors:
- the b3gntl1 gene encoding UDP-GlcNAc:betaGal beta-1,3-N-acetylglucosaminyltransferase-like protein 1 isoform X2 — protein: MSSPQRCPGELEEECNEAKRVCFSLQHEDITVEPQAVTLECRPVIMESRDDSNEVKHNAVGASAATLGSIGVTKKALVDNVEFKGTTMESAAVFDTLEENSATMESSVDKLQSTDETLGWNMVLQLNTDSVALGSNTTLQSNSATLRNDNAPLESNDATLGSNGVALGPNTTLQSNCTNLGYDNAPLESNDATLGSSTVALGSYTTLQSNCTTLRNDNVPLESNDATLGTNSVALRFNNATVESGSAAVNSTGACETVEGSNIQVSVIIPVYNAANWLDECLQAVSDQDFQGTLEISVFDDGSMDNSREIAESWRERLRMRGVTMAISGHNTDRPRGVGFAKNKAVAQSSGQYLCFQDADDVMMPQRVRLQYEAAVLNPNTIVGCQVRRVPEGSTERYTRWINTLTPEQLLTQVYTSHGPTVVMPTWFCSRCWFQKVGPFDEGGKGVPEDLLWFYQSLRRGGGVIRVDECLLIYRYHEQAATHSVLEETIWSLRVDFLQERVLRQWGSFTIWNAGKQGRKLYRSLTSTNQKKVKAFCDVDENKIKKGFYTYEESKERPKPRIPVLHYRDSSPPFIVCVKLDMTGGVLEEILLSLSLTEGVDYYHFN
- the b3gntl1 gene encoding UDP-GlcNAc:betaGal beta-1,3-N-acetylglucosaminyltransferase-like protein 1 isoform X1, producing the protein MSSPQRCPGELEEECNEAKRVCFSLQHEDITVEPQAVTLECRPVIMESRDDSNEVKHNAVGASAATLGSIGVTKKALVDNVEFKGTTMESAAVFDTLEENSATMESSVDKLQSTDETLGWNMVLQLNTDSVALGSNTTLQSNSATLRNDNAPLESNDATLGSNGVALGPNTTLQSNCTNLGYDNAPLESNDATLGSSTVALGSYTTLQSNCTTLRNDNVPLESNDATLGTNSVALRFNNATVESGSAAVNSTGACETVEGSNIQVSVIIPVYNAANWLDECLQAVSDQDFQGTLEISVFDDGSMDNSREIAESWRERLRMRGVTMAISGHNTDRPRGVGFAKNKAVAQSSGQYLCFQDADDVMMPQRVRLQYEAAVLNPNTIVGCQVRRVPEGSTERYTRWINTLTPEQLLTQDSVTFQVYTSHGPTVVMPTWFCSRCWFQKVGPFDEGGKGVPEDLLWFYQSLRRGGGVIRVDECLLIYRYHEQAATHSVLEETIWSLRVDFLQERVLRQWGSFTIWNAGKQGRKLYRSLTSTNQKKVKAFCDVDENKIKKGFYTYEESKERPKPRIPVLHYRDSSPPFIVCVKLDMTGGVLEEILLSLSLTEGVDYYHFN